Proteins encoded in a region of the Chryseobacterium piperi genome:
- a CDS encoding RagB/SusD family nutrient uptake outer membrane protein: MKHIYIPLFGLLFLQSCSSDLLNTSPESTKVTANFYQDEAQLEQGVNAVYASLQYNGQYQLAMPAIGEIPSDNTFDEVPANDSFTYGEFDFFTIQPNNSLLGSAWKDHYVGIQQANIVLNRIGGISMDQSLKNARTGEMKFLRALMYFNLVRTFGDVPLVTKETTDVNEYFGQGRTATERVYTFIETELKAAIDLLPATASQKGRVTKGAALGILAKILITRNKYAEALPYLQQIEPLGYSLLSDVTKIFDPANKNNAEIIFDVQFTSGLNGNTEGSQTYQMFSPSGFVSGAKGHNLPTREIYNIFTSGDSRKNAFVGLTPNGVPYSKKLVKTSDAIVDGGSNIVVLRLADVYLLMAECYAKVNDFTNSNLYLNKIKSRAGVNSVNLISQQQLLGEIALERRKEFVGEGHRWFDLVRTGQAVSVMTSYFQNTPGYSTAVIKDYNLLMPVPQGQINTDPAIKQNPGY, from the coding sequence ATGAAACATATATATATTCCTTTATTCGGTTTACTTTTCCTTCAGTCGTGCTCCTCGGACCTGTTGAATACCTCACCCGAAAGTACCAAAGTGACCGCTAATTTTTATCAGGATGAAGCCCAGCTTGAGCAAGGCGTAAATGCAGTATATGCATCTTTGCAATATAACGGACAATACCAGCTGGCTATGCCTGCTATTGGAGAAATTCCATCCGATAATACTTTTGATGAGGTTCCAGCAAATGATAGCTTTACCTATGGGGAATTTGATTTTTTCACCATTCAGCCTAATAACTCTTTACTGGGAAGTGCATGGAAAGACCATTATGTAGGAATACAGCAGGCTAATATTGTTTTAAACAGAATTGGCGGAATATCTATGGATCAGTCCCTTAAAAATGCCAGAACAGGTGAAATGAAATTTTTACGGGCGCTGATGTATTTTAACCTGGTAAGGACTTTTGGAGATGTTCCGTTAGTAACAAAGGAAACAACAGATGTTAATGAATATTTTGGACAGGGAAGAACCGCTACGGAAAGGGTCTATACTTTTATCGAGACTGAGCTTAAAGCAGCTATTGACCTTCTTCCGGCTACTGCCTCTCAGAAGGGAAGGGTTACAAAAGGTGCTGCTCTGGGGATATTGGCAAAAATTTTAATCACAAGAAATAAATATGCCGAGGCACTTCCTTATTTGCAGCAGATAGAGCCATTAGGATATAGCTTACTTTCTGATGTGACGAAAATTTTTGATCCTGCCAATAAAAATAATGCGGAAATTATTTTTGATGTACAATTTACTTCAGGTTTAAACGGAAATACCGAAGGGAGCCAGACATACCAGATGTTCAGTCCTTCTGGTTTTGTATCAGGAGCAAAAGGGCATAATCTCCCGACTAGAGAGATATACAATATTTTTACTTCAGGAGACTCCAGGAAAAATGCTTTTGTAGGATTGACTCCTAATGGGGTACCTTACAGTAAAAAACTGGTGAAGACTTCCGATGCAATTGTAGATGGAGGAAGTAACATAGTGGTACTACGGCTGGCGGATGTTTACCTTTTGATGGCAGAATGTTATGCAAAAGTGAATGATTTTACCAATTCCAATCTTTATTTAAATAAGATCAAATCCAGAGCAGGAGTAAATTCTGTAAACTTGATCAGTCAACAACAATTGCTTGGCGAGATTGCATTGGAGAGAAGAAAAGAGTTCGTAGGAGAGGGACACCGGTGGTTTGATCTGGTGCGGACAGGACAGGCAGTGTCTGTGATGACTTCCTATTTTCAGAACACTCCCGGCTACAGTACGGCAGTTATCAAAGATTATAATCTGTTGATGCCGGTACCACAGGGACAGATCAATACAGATCCAGCGATCAAACAAAACCCAGGATATTAA
- a CDS encoding SusC/RagA family TonB-linked outer membrane protein has protein sequence MKKTAISIAMLGILCSAQLSYASGIRSSLPSLYAATELPMTKVLEKLSKTTKTQVFYSVSDLEDILVEDRKIDYNSLQKTLNYLQKNYPVEFSVQNNVVTVRRTPGRTMVRNNVSTVDILKNDTIPEKEKKIDEVVLIGYGKQNKKDISGSIASIGQKDLQGIASGNFGDMIAGKATGIQITQANANPGASPNIRIRGIGTLTAGANPLIVVDGFPLTEGTNLNSIDPNSIATIDILKDAASTAIYGSRGANGVILIQTKEGKKGKLEYTLDSYYGIQTRSDNEKFVNAYDMATFMKEARDNNYLSKGANRSASDDNATRISKGATLRELIPAYLAPYLNKEKGLVDTDWYSTVLRPAPMSNTSLNVLGGDDKTKYSFTGSYLNQQGILIGTDYEKYAGNINLVTNMTDKLKFGISMTPSFAQGSLFDMVNGGRTYNLLQMATTMYPFFAPRDNNGNLFISQQIKANTPTDGALVENPVAIAEMTRRKYTLFKTFGNIFGEWNFLKNFKYKISAGGDYTSYEYNFFDPSTVGSYRTAAPDVTTASRTEYITKNYLVENLLTYDKKINDHSFNAIAGQSYQQEESNKVTTLAAGFPDNSITNIGGGTSFKVDVDQYKWTLISYFTRFNYSYQGKYSLMASYRKDGSSRFGVNTKWGDFYALSLAWTLSNESFFPKNTFLDPLKFRFSLGSNGNNQIPNFGALSLMAQENYVFGGILAPGYRSATAPNPNISWEKSESKNFGIDFSLFNKYLNVSADYYILNRNGLLLDVPVPQQSGYSTSLQNIGKLRNNGLEIQLSLKPLHIGESFEYSNNFNFSMNRNKVLALASGQTQIVAGANNFAITKVGQSIAEMYGYNIIGVYKTQAEIDNSPHITGTMVGDYIMEDLNKDGKIDANDKKSFGSGIPKYVLGFTNSFRYKNFELNFSLYSELGRKIYNGDMVSITESGEGFGVPSQYYFDNRYNPVTNPNGIYAMPNMNFSNNRKEARTSNIFFKNGDYVRLRSLKLAYNLPEELVSALKVKSIQLYFVGNNLLTFTSYRGQNLDANSDSILTQGYDSGYYPIAKVYSFGMNMKF, from the coding sequence ATGAAAAAAACAGCAATTAGTATTGCTATGCTTGGGATTTTGTGCTCGGCCCAATTATCTTATGCATCAGGAATACGCTCTTCCTTACCCTCTTTGTATGCTGCAACGGAATTGCCCATGACAAAAGTTCTGGAGAAACTCAGCAAAACTACAAAGACTCAGGTATTTTATTCCGTATCCGACCTCGAAGATATTTTGGTGGAAGATCGGAAGATTGATTACAATTCCTTACAAAAGACCCTTAATTATTTGCAGAAAAACTATCCTGTAGAATTTAGTGTTCAGAACAATGTTGTTACGGTCAGGAGAACACCAGGCAGGACAATGGTTAGAAACAATGTCAGTACAGTCGATATTTTAAAAAATGATACCATTCCTGAAAAAGAAAAGAAAATTGATGAAGTGGTATTGATAGGATATGGAAAGCAAAATAAAAAAGATATTTCAGGATCTATTGCCTCTATTGGCCAAAAAGATCTGCAGGGGATAGCTTCAGGAAATTTTGGAGATATGATTGCAGGTAAGGCTACGGGAATTCAGATTACACAGGCAAACGCAAATCCGGGAGCTTCTCCTAATATTCGTATCCGCGGTATTGGAACTTTAACCGCCGGAGCTAATCCTTTGATTGTGGTAGATGGCTTTCCTTTGACAGAAGGCACCAATCTTAATTCTATTGACCCTAATTCCATTGCGACGATTGACATCCTTAAAGATGCTGCTTCTACAGCGATCTATGGATCACGGGGTGCTAATGGCGTTATTTTAATCCAGACAAAAGAAGGGAAAAAAGGTAAGTTGGAATACACACTCGATTCTTATTACGGAATTCAGACAAGAAGTGATAACGAAAAATTTGTGAATGCTTACGATATGGCCACTTTTATGAAGGAAGCAAGGGATAACAACTACCTTTCTAAAGGAGCTAACAGAAGTGCCTCTGATGATAATGCAACAAGAATTTCTAAAGGAGCTACATTAAGAGAGTTGATTCCTGCGTATCTGGCTCCTTATTTAAATAAAGAGAAAGGATTGGTGGATACCGATTGGTATTCGACAGTTCTAAGACCGGCACCTATGAGTAATACCTCACTGAATGTTTTGGGTGGAGATGATAAAACAAAATATTCTTTTACGGGAAGTTATCTGAATCAGCAGGGAATTTTGATTGGAACGGATTATGAGAAATACGCTGGGAATATCAATTTGGTGACCAATATGACGGATAAACTGAAATTCGGAATTTCCATGACGCCTTCTTTTGCACAGGGAAGTCTCTTTGATATGGTGAATGGCGGACGGACCTATAACCTTCTACAAATGGCAACAACCATGTATCCTTTTTTTGCACCTAGAGATAATAACGGTAACCTTTTTATTTCCCAGCAAATAAAAGCCAATACACCTACTGATGGTGCTTTGGTTGAAAACCCTGTTGCTATAGCTGAAATGACCAGGAGAAAATATACTTTGTTTAAAACCTTCGGGAATATATTCGGAGAATGGAATTTTCTGAAAAACTTTAAATATAAAATCTCTGCTGGTGGTGATTATACAAGTTATGAATACAACTTTTTTGATCCCTCAACAGTCGGAAGTTATAGAACGGCAGCACCTGATGTAACTACAGCAAGCAGAACAGAATATATCACAAAGAATTATCTGGTCGAAAACTTACTTACCTATGATAAAAAGATCAACGACCATTCGTTCAACGCTATTGCAGGACAGTCGTATCAACAGGAAGAGTCGAATAAGGTGACGACGCTGGCTGCCGGATTTCCTGATAACAGCATTACCAATATCGGTGGTGGTACCTCTTTTAAAGTAGATGTAGATCAATACAAATGGACGCTTATTTCTTATTTTACCAGATTCAACTATTCTTATCAGGGAAAATACAGCCTGATGGCTTCCTATAGAAAAGACGGATCCTCTCGTTTTGGAGTCAATACGAAATGGGGCGATTTTTACGCGTTGTCTTTAGCATGGACTTTAAGCAATGAAAGTTTCTTTCCTAAGAATACATTTTTAGATCCTCTTAAATTTAGGTTCAGTCTGGGAAGCAACGGAAATAATCAGATTCCTAACTTTGGAGCACTTTCTTTAATGGCGCAGGAAAATTATGTATTTGGAGGAATATTGGCTCCGGGTTACCGTTCTGCTACAGCTCCAAATCCTAATATTTCCTGGGAGAAATCGGAGTCTAAAAACTTCGGAATCGACTTCTCCCTTTTTAACAAATATTTAAATGTCTCTGCAGATTATTATATTTTAAACAGAAACGGATTGCTCTTAGATGTTCCTGTCCCGCAACAATCAGGATACAGTACCTCACTTCAAAACATCGGAAAGCTCAGAAATAATGGACTGGAGATACAATTGTCTTTAAAGCCGTTACATATCGGAGAAAGCTTTGAATATTCCAATAACTTCAATTTTTCGATGAATAGAAATAAAGTGTTGGCTTTAGCGAGCGGACAAACTCAGATCGTTGCCGGAGCCAATAATTTTGCCATCACAAAAGTAGGACAATCTATTGCAGAAATGTATGGATATAACATCATTGGAGTATATAAAACCCAAGCGGAAATTGACAATTCGCCTCATATTACAGGTACCATGGTGGGAGATTATATTATGGAAGATCTGAATAAAGATGGAAAGATCGATGCCAACGATAAGAAGAGCTTTGGCTCGGGAATCCCCAAATACGTTTTGGGTTTTACCAACTCATTCAGGTATAAAAATTTTGAGCTGAACTTTAGCCTGTACAGTGAATTAGGAAGAAAAATATACAATGGGGATATGGTGAGTATTACAGAATCCGGAGAAGGATTTGGCGTTCCGTCACAATATTATTTTGATAACAGATACAATCCGGTAACCAATCCTAATGGAATCTATGCTATGCCCAATATGAACTTTTCGAACAACAGAAAAGAAGCAAGAACGTCAAATATTTTCTTTAAAAACGGAGATTACGTTCGCTTAAGATCTTTAAAACTGGCGTACAATCTTCCGGAGGAATTGGTGTCAGCTTTAAAGGTCAAGTCTATACAACTGTATTTTGTTGGAAATAACCTGTTAACATTTACCTCGTACAGAGGACAAAATCTGGATGCCAATTCGGATAGTATACTCACCCAAGGTTACGATAGCGGATATTATCCGATTGCCAAAGTCTATTCTTTCGGAATGAATATGAAATTTTAA
- a CDS encoding S9 family peptidase yields MKLKHSLLALAAPILMNAQQLMTPEILWTLKKVGVQAVSPDQSSLIYKVGQVDLKTEKTKNENYFLNVLNHQSSKIDLGKKALIQWDKNGIYAQEGEVIYLSKDNGKTWTEFYTIGEADNIVISPDGKKIAFSKQVLVEKLMGKDKYSDTPKTTAQVYTDLNHRHWDYYNEGKYNHVFVVNASDKVDAAKDLLDGKTWDSPQRPFGGAEDFIWSPDSSQLLYVTKPKSGKEYATSTNTDIFAYDLASGSTKNLTESNKGYDVNPKFSPDGKSLIWQSMERDGYEADKNDIKIMDWKSGKTENLTKNWDESVSGSVFWGGDSKTIYFTAAFRGTKQLFSLDPKNAKVQQITKGDFDVNDIFADQKNTLLVGRTDINHATDLFSVNIKNGEMKQVTDVNKDIYAKLAQGKSELKMVKTSDGKEMGVWFHYPPNFDPNKKYPTLVYCQGGPQSALTQFFSIRWNFALMAANGYIVVAPNRRGMPGWGTKWNEAISKDWGGQPMRDYLAATDYAKTLPYVDGDRVAAVGASYGGYSVFMLAGIHDNRFKTFIAHDGLFDMKSWYLTTEELWFANWDIGSPWEKPLPKAYTDFNPSNFVEKWNKPIMVVQGGIDFRVPYEQGQEAFQAAKLRGLKTKLVYFPNENHWVLHPQNGLVWQREFFDWLKETL; encoded by the coding sequence ATGAAACTTAAGCACAGCCTGCTTGCTTTGGCAGCTCCAATTTTAATGAATGCACAACAGCTAATGACACCTGAAATTCTTTGGACTTTGAAAAAAGTTGGAGTACAGGCCGTTTCACCCGATCAATCGTCTCTGATTTATAAAGTAGGACAGGTAGATCTAAAAACAGAAAAAACAAAAAACGAAAATTATTTTCTCAATGTCCTTAATCACCAATCTTCAAAAATAGATTTAGGAAAAAAAGCATTGATTCAATGGGATAAAAATGGAATCTATGCGCAGGAAGGAGAAGTGATTTACCTTTCAAAAGACAATGGTAAAACATGGACGGAATTTTATACGATTGGAGAAGCAGATAATATTGTGATATCTCCTGACGGAAAGAAAATTGCTTTCAGCAAACAGGTTCTCGTTGAAAAATTGATGGGGAAAGATAAATACAGTGATACTCCTAAAACGACAGCTCAGGTATATACAGATCTTAACCACAGACACTGGGATTATTACAATGAAGGAAAGTATAATCATGTTTTTGTAGTGAATGCTTCAGATAAAGTAGATGCTGCAAAAGACTTACTGGACGGTAAAACATGGGATTCACCTCAGAGACCTTTCGGAGGAGCTGAAGATTTTATCTGGAGTCCTGATTCTTCACAGCTTTTGTATGTGACGAAGCCTAAGAGTGGAAAAGAATATGCTACAAGTACCAACACCGATATTTTTGCTTATGACCTGGCGTCAGGTTCTACAAAGAATTTAACAGAAAGCAATAAAGGATATGATGTTAATCCAAAGTTCAGTCCTGACGGAAAATCATTGATTTGGCAGAGTATGGAAAGAGATGGATATGAAGCAGATAAAAATGATATAAAAATCATGGACTGGAAGTCCGGAAAAACTGAAAACCTTACCAAAAATTGGGATGAAAGTGTTTCAGGAAGCGTTTTCTGGGGTGGAGATTCTAAGACCATCTATTTTACAGCAGCATTCAGAGGGACAAAACAATTGTTTTCATTAGATCCGAAAAATGCAAAAGTTCAGCAAATTACGAAAGGAGATTTTGATGTAAATGATATTTTTGCAGATCAGAAAAATACGTTACTTGTAGGAAGAACGGATATAAACCATGCAACAGATTTATTCTCGGTAAATATTAAAAACGGAGAGATGAAGCAGGTTACCGATGTCAATAAAGATATTTATGCAAAACTGGCTCAGGGTAAATCTGAACTGAAAATGGTTAAAACTTCTGATGGAAAAGAAATGGGCGTTTGGTTCCATTATCCACCAAATTTTGATCCCAATAAAAAGTACCCAACTTTAGTATACTGTCAGGGAGGACCTCAATCTGCATTAACTCAATTTTTCAGCATAAGATGGAATTTTGCCCTAATGGCAGCTAACGGATATATTGTAGTAGCGCCTAATCGTAGAGGAATGCCGGGCTGGGGAACAAAATGGAATGAAGCGATTTCTAAAGACTGGGGCGGACAGCCAATGAGAGATTATCTGGCAGCTACCGATTATGCAAAAACTTTACCTTATGTAGACGGAGATAGAGTAGCGGCGGTAGGAGCAAGTTATGGTGGGTACAGTGTATTCATGCTGGCAGGTATCCATGATAACAGATTCAAAACATTTATTGCTCACGATGGATTATTTGATATGAAATCCTGGTATTTGACTACCGAAGAGCTTTGGTTTGCCAATTGGGATATAGGATCACCTTGGGAAAAACCTCTTCCAAAAGCATATACAGATTTCAACCCAAGCAATTTTGTTGAAAAATGGAACAAGCCGATTATGGTCGTTCAGGGAGGAATTGATTTCCGTGTTCCTTATGAGCAAGGACAGGAAGCTTTCCAGGCGGCGAAACTGAGAGGGCTTAAAACAAAATTAGTATACTTCCCGAATGAAAATCACTGGGTGCTTCATCCGCAAAACGGATTGGTATGGCAGAGAGAGTTCTTTGACTGGTTGAAGGAGACATTATAA
- a CDS encoding phosphotransferase enzyme family protein — translation MEVNNIILRFIGTENCMISPINNGLINTTYLIENNENQEKFILQKINTQVFKNPERIIHNHLTINKMLQENNYPLHITEPVSSSFKEFLVKDIEGQQWRMTGYIDNSITFLTVPSAETAFKAAQAVSSFLSIINTETLPAIEDPLPGFINFEKRITDYKNTLEHAAPDLKDKAHSEILQMNQLLDLPDRWISMVRNNQLPKRIIHADTKISNILFDQDHHPIAIIDLDTLMISTILYDFGNMIQSYTNITNEDDGKAVNNFNSEIFKAVKEGFLYHLKDQLTAEELENLDYAAQVVIYIQAVRFLTDYLDGSIYYSTAYPEHNLDRTKNQLELLKGLRRYLGVH, via the coding sequence ATGGAAGTCAACAATATTATCTTAAGATTCATTGGTACTGAAAATTGTATGATTAGCCCGATTAATAACGGGCTGATCAATACTACTTACCTGATAGAGAATAATGAAAATCAGGAAAAGTTTATTCTACAGAAAATCAATACTCAGGTTTTTAAAAACCCCGAACGGATTATTCATAATCATCTGACTATAAATAAAATGCTTCAGGAAAATAATTATCCGCTTCATATCACGGAACCCGTATCTTCTTCTTTTAAAGAATTTTTGGTAAAGGATATAGAAGGACAGCAATGGCGAATGACAGGATATATCGATAATAGTATCACTTTCCTTACCGTTCCTTCGGCTGAAACTGCTTTTAAAGCAGCTCAGGCCGTCAGTTCTTTCCTGAGCATCATTAATACCGAAACACTTCCTGCTATTGAAGACCCGTTACCGGGATTCATCAATTTTGAAAAAAGAATTACCGATTATAAAAATACCTTAGAACACGCTGCTCCGGATTTAAAAGACAAAGCACATTCTGAAATCTTGCAGATGAACCAGCTTTTAGACTTACCAGACCGATGGATTAGCATGGTTCGTAATAATCAATTACCAAAAAGAATCATTCATGCAGACACAAAAATCAGCAATATTCTTTTTGATCAGGATCATCATCCTATCGCCATTATTGATTTAGATACTTTAATGATTTCCACCATTTTATATGATTTTGGAAATATGATTCAATCTTATACCAATATCACGAATGAAGATGACGGAAAAGCAGTCAATAATTTCAATTCTGAAATTTTTAAAGCGGTCAAAGAAGGTTTTTTGTATCATTTGAAAGATCAGTTAACAGCCGAAGAGCTTGAAAATCTTGATTATGCGGCACAGGTAGTGATTTACATTCAGGCAGTTCGTTTTCTTACGGATTATTTAGATGGAAGTATATATTATTCTACCGCCTATCCGGAGCATAATCTTGACCGAACAAAGAATCAGTTAGAATTATTGAAGGGTTTGAGAAGATATTTAGGAGTGCATTAA
- a CDS encoding glycerophosphodiester phosphodiesterase family protein, with product MKINRLIYVLIFISGWALGQKSISLSGFPQDKIMVVAHRADWREAPENSVMAVKKAIEKGVNMVEIDLALTKDNVLILMHDTTIDRTTTGKGKPSDYTLEEIKKLYLKDGLGVPTQMQVPTLEEILDVTQGKVFINLDKAFDYFDRVYPILKKRNLFDQVLFKGTAMYEEFDKKYGTIKNEIHYMPIIRLAAGEGWPKINDYLNHYQVYGFEFTLGSDESHLINFKEIEKRGARVWVNSLWPQQSAGHNDDLVLENPDVYNWFVENNINIIQTDRPKELIDFLKRKKLYSSVK from the coding sequence ATGAAAATTAACAGGTTGATTTATGTATTGATTTTTATTTCAGGCTGGGCTTTAGGACAGAAAAGCATTTCCCTTTCCGGATTTCCCCAGGATAAAATAATGGTTGTCGCCCATCGTGCAGATTGGCGGGAAGCCCCTGAAAATTCTGTTATGGCCGTTAAAAAAGCTATTGAGAAAGGAGTGAATATGGTAGAAATAGATTTGGCGCTGACTAAAGATAATGTGCTCATTTTAATGCATGATACTACCATCGATAGAACGACTACAGGAAAAGGAAAGCCTTCTGATTATACTTTAGAAGAAATAAAAAAATTATATCTGAAGGACGGATTAGGAGTACCTACTCAAATGCAGGTTCCTACCCTTGAAGAAATACTGGATGTGACACAAGGAAAAGTCTTTATCAACTTAGATAAGGCATTTGATTACTTTGATAGAGTATATCCTATTCTGAAGAAAAGAAATCTTTTCGATCAGGTCCTTTTTAAAGGAACGGCAATGTATGAAGAATTTGATAAGAAATACGGGACGATTAAAAATGAAATCCACTATATGCCTATTATAAGGCTCGCTGCAGGTGAAGGTTGGCCTAAAATCAATGATTACCTGAACCATTACCAGGTATATGGGTTTGAGTTCACCTTGGGGTCGGATGAAAGCCACCTGATCAATTTTAAAGAAATTGAAAAAAGAGGAGCCCGTGTCTGGGTGAATTCTTTATGGCCACAACAAAGTGCAGGGCATAATGATGATCTGGTACTTGAAAACCCTGATGTGTATAACTGGTTTGTGGAAAACAATATCAACATTATTCAGACCGACCGTCCAAAAGAATTGATTGATTTTCTAAAACGGAAAAAACTGTATTCATCCGTAAAATAA
- a CDS encoding glycerophosphodiester phosphodiesterase family protein: protein MDHKILQYIQKVSCFLGILIAQLGFSQTNYFKQGIPEDKILVVAHRGDWRNYLENSIKAIEGAIRMGVDIVEIDLQKTKEGQLIVMHDKQLDRTTTGKGEISETSLAEIRPLFLKNGAGMPTREKVPTLEEVLNFIKGKRIMLNLDKGWDFIEEVRRLTEKTGTTEQIILKGNKRASELKKEVGKKLDHIIYMPMVWPEDYSIYKREEVINPTEYIREFSKIFNPVAYEVIIKDDTPKADALLKMIREAHAMIWINALWPELCAGHDDDKAIDNPEENWGWMIKKGANIIQTDRPLELIQYLKSKNLKYEN from the coding sequence ATGGATCATAAAATCTTACAATATATACAGAAAGTAAGTTGCTTTTTAGGAATTTTAATTGCTCAGTTAGGATTTTCACAGACGAATTATTTCAAGCAGGGAATACCGGAAGATAAAATTTTAGTTGTTGCTCATAGAGGAGATTGGAGGAACTATCTTGAAAATTCAATCAAAGCAATAGAAGGAGCTATCAGGATGGGAGTTGATATCGTAGAAATCGATTTACAGAAAACCAAGGAGGGACAATTGATTGTGATGCACGATAAACAATTAGACCGTACCACTACTGGTAAAGGAGAAATTTCTGAAACATCACTTGCTGAAATACGACCACTATTTCTTAAAAATGGAGCAGGGATGCCTACCAGAGAAAAAGTACCGACCCTTGAAGAGGTATTGAATTTCATCAAAGGGAAAAGGATTATGCTAAACCTGGATAAAGGCTGGGATTTCATTGAAGAAGTGAGAAGGCTAACCGAAAAAACGGGAACAACAGAGCAGATCATTCTGAAAGGAAACAAAAGAGCTTCAGAATTGAAAAAAGAAGTTGGAAAAAAGCTGGATCATATAATCTACATGCCGATGGTTTGGCCGGAGGATTATAGTATTTATAAAAGAGAAGAAGTGATCAATCCAACTGAATATATTAGAGAGTTTTCTAAAATATTCAATCCTGTTGCCTATGAAGTGATTATTAAAGATGATACCCCAAAAGCAGATGCCTTACTGAAAATGATCCGTGAAGCTCATGCTATGATCTGGATCAATGCCCTGTGGCCGGAGTTATGTGCAGGACACGATGATGATAAGGCTATAGATAATCCCGAAGAAAATTGGGGCTGGATGATTAAAAAGGGCGCTAATATCATTCAAACCGATAGACCTTTAGAACTAATACAATACTTAAAATCAAAAAACTTAAAATATGAAAATTAA
- a CDS encoding DNA-deoxyinosine glycosylase: MQNRISSFPPIIDAQSEILILGSIPGVKSLEKQQYYAHPQNKFWRIIFSLFNDNFTEDYLERVNVLNKHHIALWDVIDTCERKGSLDSEIKNEEANQIAELLEQFPNIKAIFCNGGKSYKNLQKVLGKNYKLPIVSLPSTSPLHTIPFEKKLEAWVKILEFLK; this comes from the coding sequence ATGCAAAACCGTATTTCTTCATTTCCTCCTATTATTGATGCCCAATCTGAAATCTTAATTTTAGGTTCTATTCCCGGAGTAAAATCTCTGGAAAAACAACAATATTATGCACATCCTCAGAACAAATTCTGGAGGATCATTTTTAGTTTGTTCAATGATAATTTTACAGAGGATTATTTGGAAAGAGTGAATGTTTTAAATAAACATCATATCGCACTTTGGGATGTTATCGACACCTGTGAAAGAAAAGGAAGCTTGGATTCAGAGATCAAAAATGAAGAAGCAAACCAGATTGCAGAGTTGCTGGAGCAATTTCCGAATATAAAAGCAATTTTTTGCAATGGAGGAAAATCTTACAAGAACCTCCAGAAAGTTTTAGGAAAGAACTATAAGCTTCCTATTGTTTCACTTCCCTCAACAAGCCCCCTTCATACTATTCCTTTTGAAAAGAAACTGGAAGCGTGGGTGAAGATTCTGGAATTTCTGAAATAG
- a CDS encoding phage holin family protein, with protein MNLIIRILITAAVAFLLTKILPGVHFEGFSTAIIFAIVLGVLNLIVKPVLSILGLPLTIITLGLFALVINALMILLADYFIDSMVVDGFWWAFIFSIALSFITSLANSMFSDAD; from the coding sequence ATGAACTTAATTATCCGAATTCTGATTACTGCGGCAGTAGCGTTTCTTTTAACAAAAATTCTGCCGGGTGTACATTTTGAAGGGTTTTCAACAGCCATTATTTTTGCGATTGTTTTAGGGGTTTTAAACCTGATCGTAAAACCGGTTTTAAGCATTTTAGGACTTCCTTTAACCATTATCACACTGGGATTATTTGCTTTGGTAATCAATGCACTGATGATCCTTCTTGCTGATTACTTTATAGACAGTATGGTGGTAGATGGGTTCTGGTGGGCATTTATCTTCAGTATCGCCCTTTCCTTTATCACTTCTCTGGCAAACTCTATGTTTTCAGATGCTGATTAA